Proteins co-encoded in one Ruegeria sp. YS9 genomic window:
- the hrpB gene encoding ATP-dependent helicase HrpB, translating to MMADKSRMTIRLPIDDAIPELLDTLRAQGRAVLQAPPGAGKTTRVPLAMLEAGLCDGRIVMLEPRRLAARAAAERMAETLGERTGQTVGYRVRGEAKVSKDTRIEVVTEGILTRMLQTDPDLPGISAVIFDEFHEQSLNADLGLALCLEVTGALRDDLILLAMSATLDADPVGALMAAPLVTSDGRSFPVETRWLDRPLGPQARRLDGLVDLVVQAERETRKSGGGILVFLPGEGEIRRAESLLNGLLPDSCVVRPLFGAMPFAAQRAAIAPVEHGRKVVLATSIAETSLTIPDIKVVVDMGQARRARFDPGSGMSRLVTERVTRAEATQRAGRAGRVAEGVCYRLWSKGEDGALAAYPPAEIEAADLTGLALELSLWGADPADLAFLTPPPEGTMAEARALLTMLGALDTNGRITDHGRALAALPLHPRLGHMLVRAGPNAAPLAALMAERDPLRGAPVDITLRQEALRDPRAFQRNRIWQVNMGAVDRINAETRRLRKQVKGDSADLSSAAMAALAYPDRIGQRRKGDAPRYVLSGGKGVVLDSADSLANAPFLVAIDTDGNPREAKVRMATQISERDIRDLFADQIRWVETCAWSKRERRVVSRRQERFGAITLDDRIWKDVPDDAVARAMLDGIRDLGLRLEGAAARLAARVELVRADGVDLPDFSVEGLMAEMDDWLLPMLSGVKSAEDWKKFDLLPALRARLDWAQMQELDRRAPGSFETPLGRKVPIDYSAAVPEISVRLQEVFGVTRHPAIGGQPLKITLLSPAQRPIQITRDLPGFWAGSYADVRKDMRAQYPKHPWPEDPTRADPTLRAKRRRE from the coding sequence ATGATGGCGGATAAGAGCCGGATGACGATACGCCTGCCCATCGACGACGCCATACCCGAACTGCTGGACACTTTACGTGCGCAGGGTCGCGCGGTGCTTCAGGCACCACCCGGTGCAGGCAAGACCACGCGGGTTCCTCTGGCAATGCTCGAGGCAGGTCTGTGCGACGGCAGGATCGTGATGCTGGAGCCCCGGCGGCTGGCGGCCCGGGCCGCAGCCGAACGGATGGCCGAGACCTTGGGAGAGCGCACAGGCCAAACCGTGGGTTACCGTGTGCGCGGCGAGGCGAAAGTGTCGAAAGACACCCGGATCGAAGTGGTGACCGAGGGCATCCTGACCCGGATGCTGCAAACCGACCCCGATCTGCCCGGCATCAGTGCGGTGATTTTCGATGAATTCCATGAACAGTCTCTGAACGCCGATCTGGGGCTGGCCTTGTGCCTCGAGGTAACGGGCGCATTGCGGGACGATCTGATCCTGCTGGCCATGTCAGCCACGCTGGATGCAGATCCCGTCGGCGCGTTGATGGCGGCGCCTCTGGTCACATCGGACGGGCGCAGCTTTCCGGTTGAGACGCGCTGGCTGGATCGGCCATTGGGACCGCAAGCGCGGCGGTTGGATGGGTTGGTCGATCTGGTGGTTCAGGCCGAGCGTGAGACGCGCAAGTCAGGTGGTGGGATTCTGGTTTTCCTGCCGGGAGAGGGCGAAATCCGACGCGCTGAAAGCCTTTTGAACGGTCTGCTGCCCGACAGTTGCGTTGTGCGCCCGTTGTTCGGAGCCATGCCCTTTGCGGCCCAGCGAGCCGCGATTGCCCCGGTGGAACATGGGCGCAAAGTCGTGCTGGCGACGTCGATTGCCGAAACCTCGCTGACGATCCCCGATATCAAGGTTGTCGTGGACATGGGGCAGGCCCGGCGGGCTCGGTTCGATCCGGGATCGGGCATGTCACGGCTGGTGACAGAACGGGTGACCCGGGCCGAGGCCACACAGCGTGCGGGCCGGGCCGGACGTGTGGCCGAAGGGGTGTGTTACCGGCTCTGGTCAAAGGGGGAAGACGGTGCGCTGGCGGCCTACCCGCCTGCCGAGATCGAAGCGGCTGACCTGACCGGGCTGGCGCTGGAGCTGTCACTGTGGGGCGCTGACCCGGCCGATCTTGCCTTCCTGACTCCACCTCCCGAAGGGACGATGGCCGAGGCGCGGGCTTTGCTGACAATGCTGGGCGCACTCGATACCAATGGACGGATCACCGATCATGGGCGCGCCCTGGCAGCACTGCCCTTGCATCCCCGGCTGGGGCACATGCTTGTGCGGGCCGGTCCGAACGCGGCCCCCTTGGCGGCGTTGATGGCAGAGCGTGACCCCCTTCGCGGTGCGCCGGTGGATATCACCCTGCGGCAAGAGGCGCTGCGCGACCCCCGGGCCTTTCAGCGCAACAGGATCTGGCAGGTCAACATGGGCGCAGTGGATCGGATCAATGCCGAGACCAGACGGCTGCGGAAACAGGTCAAGGGCGACTCGGCTGATCTGAGCTCCGCCGCCATGGCTGCGCTGGCCTATCCTGACCGCATCGGGCAGCGGCGCAAGGGTGACGCGCCGCGCTATGTGCTGTCAGGGGGGAAAGGCGTTGTTCTGGACAGTGCGGATTCACTGGCCAACGCGCCGTTTCTGGTCGCCATCGACACGGATGGCAACCCGCGCGAGGCGAAGGTCCGGATGGCCACCCAGATTTCGGAACGCGACATCCGCGATCTGTTCGCGGATCAGATCCGCTGGGTCGAGACCTGCGCCTGGTCCAAACGCGAGCGGCGGGTCGTGTCGCGGCGGCAAGAGCGGTTCGGCGCGATCACATTGGACGACCGCATATGGAAGGACGTCCCCGACGACGCCGTGGCCCGCGCGATGCTGGACGGGATCCGCGATCTGGGCTTGCGGCTGGAAGGTGCCGCCGCGCGCCTGGCCGCCCGTGTCGAACTGGTGCGTGCCGATGGCGTTGATTTGCCCGATTTCTCTGTCGAGGGCCTGATGGCCGAGATGGACGACTGGTTGCTGCCCATGCTGTCAGGTGTCAAAAGCGCCGAAGACTGGAAGAAATTCGACCTTTTGCCCGCCCTGCGCGCGCGGTTGGACTGGGCACAGATGCAGGAACTGGACCGGCGCGCTCCGGGGTCATTTGAAACGCCCCTGGGTCGCAAGGTGCCAATTGATTACAGCGCTGCCGTGCCTGAAATCTCGGTCCGCTTGCAGGAGGTTTTTGGCGTGACCCGACACCCGGCAATCGGCGGCCAGCCTTTGAAGATCACCCTGCTGTCACCAGCGCAGCGCCCGATCCAGATAACGCGTGACCTGCCCGGTTTCTGGGCAGGCTCTTACGCGGATGTACGCAAGGACATGAGGGCGCAATATCCCAAACATCCCTGGCCCGAAGACCCGACCCGGGCTGATCCCACGCTGAGGGCGAAGCGCAGACGGGAATAG
- the meaB gene encoding methylmalonyl Co-A mutase-associated GTPase MeaB, with protein sequence MQTDNLSDRILKGERRALARAITLVESNRADHRAQASELLAQLAGSGRQALRIGLSGTPGVGKSTFIESFGMMLTGQGLRVAVLAVDPSSARSGGSILGDKTRMERLSREKNAFIRPSPSQSHLGGVARRTREAIALCEAAGYDVVLIETVGVGQSETVVSELSDLFLLLLAPAGGDELQGVKRGIMEMADIILINKADGDLKATATRTCADYAGALRLLRKRPQDPEGFPKAMTVSAVEEQGLEQAWDEMQSLIQWRRDNGIWEANRAAQARYWFDQEVRHALLARLDTPQAKVEMERLNAEVSAGRLNPVRAAEELLGTLS encoded by the coding sequence ATGCAGACAGACAACCTCAGCGACAGGATTTTGAAGGGCGAGCGCCGGGCGCTGGCACGTGCGATCACTCTGGTGGAAAGCAACCGCGCCGATCATCGCGCACAGGCCAGCGAGCTGTTGGCCCAGCTCGCAGGATCGGGGCGTCAGGCGCTGCGGATCGGTTTGTCGGGTACGCCCGGGGTGGGCAAGTCCACCTTCATCGAAAGCTTTGGCATGATGCTGACGGGGCAGGGGCTGCGTGTCGCGGTTCTGGCGGTTGATCCAAGTTCGGCTCGGTCAGGGGGGTCGATTCTGGGGGACAAAACCCGGATGGAACGCCTGAGCCGCGAGAAGAACGCCTTTATCCGCCCCTCCCCCAGCCAGAGCCATCTCGGCGGTGTTGCCCGGCGGACCCGCGAGGCCATCGCCCTGTGCGAGGCCGCGGGATATGACGTGGTGCTGATTGAAACCGTGGGCGTCGGGCAGTCCGAAACGGTGGTGTCCGAATTGTCGGACCTGTTCCTGTTGCTGTTGGCCCCGGCGGGCGGGGATGAATTGCAGGGTGTGAAACGTGGCATCATGGAGATGGCCGACATCATCCTGATCAACAAGGCGGATGGTGACCTGAAGGCCACGGCGACCCGGACATGCGCAGATTATGCCGGCGCGCTGCGATTGCTGCGCAAACGCCCGCAGGATCCCGAAGGTTTCCCCAAGGCAATGACCGTTTCAGCGGTCGAAGAACAGGGGCTGGAGCAAGCCTGGGACGAGATGCAATCCCTGATCCAATGGCGCCGCGACAACGGTATCTGGGAGGCCAACCGCGCGGCGCAGGCGCGATACTGGTTCGATCAGGAGGTCCGCCATGCCCTTCTGGCCCGGCTCGACACGCCGCAGGCCAAGGTCGAGATGGAACGCCTGAACGCCGAAGTCTCGGCCGGGCGTCTGAACCCGGTCCGCGCGGCCGAGGAACTGCTTGGCACGCTGAGCTGA
- the rpmB gene encoding 50S ribosomal protein L28 has product MSRRCELTGKGPMTGNNVSHAKNRTRRRFLPNLNDVTLQSETLGRGVKLRISAAALRSVDHRGGLDAFLAKAKDEELSANALKVKKEIAKAQATA; this is encoded by the coding sequence ATGTCGCGCCGTTGCGAACTGACCGGAAAAGGCCCGATGACTGGCAACAATGTCAGCCATGCCAAAAACAGAACTCGTCGTCGTTTCCTGCCGAACCTGAATGACGTTACCTTGCAGTCCGAGACCCTGGGCCGCGGCGTGAAGCTGCGCATCTCGGCAGCCGCTCTGCGTTCGGTTGACCACCGCGGTGGCCTGGACGCATTCCTGGCCAAAGCCAAGGACGAAGAACTGTCGGCGAACGCGCTGAAAGTGAAGAAGGAAATTGCCAAGGCGCAAGCCACGGCCTAA
- a CDS encoding inorganic phosphate transporter — protein sequence MSDTNPKPRWQTLDSDLHRISRVETANIHVARHLLAPGVALAFMALAGLTAVVLFGRADGSHIVVAAAAFGAYMAINVGANDVANNMGPAVGANVLTMGGAIVIAAIAESAGALLAGGDVVSTISKEIIDPASVQNSEVFIWAMMAALISSAMWVNLATWIGAPVSTTHSVVGGVMGAGIAAAGLSAVSWGTMSAIAASWVISPILGGAVAAAFLALIRSKIQHQDDKIAAARKWVPILLAVMAGAFSTYMSVKGLKRIVTIDLEMALLIGLSVGLLAWSVTVPWVKRKSERMENRTRSLKTLFGLPLVISATFLSFAHGANDVANAVGPLAAIVHAAEFEEFAATVSIPLWVMIIGAFGISFGLFLFGPRLIRMVGRQITKLNPIRAFCVALSAAITVILASWLGLPVSSTHIAVGAVFGVGFYREWDAERRRKQGKIQRTAQHLAPEEYRRRKLVRRSHFMTIVAAWIVTVPAAATMSAIIYWVLTAFA from the coding sequence ATGTCTGACACGAATCCGAAACCACGCTGGCAAACGTTGGACAGCGACCTGCACCGAATTTCGCGGGTCGAGACCGCCAACATCCATGTCGCGCGCCACCTGCTGGCACCGGGGGTCGCGCTGGCCTTCATGGCGCTGGCCGGGCTGACGGCGGTGGTCCTGTTCGGTCGGGCGGATGGCAGCCATATCGTGGTCGCGGCGGCCGCGTTCGGGGCCTATATGGCGATCAATGTCGGTGCCAATGACGTGGCCAACAACATGGGCCCCGCGGTCGGCGCGAATGTGCTTACCATGGGCGGCGCCATCGTGATTGCCGCCATTGCCGAAAGCGCAGGCGCTTTGCTTGCGGGGGGTGATGTGGTCTCGACCATCTCCAAGGAGATCATCGATCCGGCCTCGGTGCAAAACAGCGAGGTGTTCATCTGGGCCATGATGGCGGCGCTGATATCGTCAGCCATGTGGGTCAACCTGGCAACCTGGATCGGCGCCCCTGTGTCCACCACGCATTCAGTCGTGGGTGGGGTCATGGGTGCAGGCATTGCCGCAGCGGGCCTGAGCGCGGTGAGCTGGGGCACGATGAGCGCAATTGCAGCCAGCTGGGTGATTTCGCCGATACTCGGGGGTGCGGTTGCGGCGGCTTTTCTGGCGCTGATCAGGTCAAAGATCCAGCATCAGGACGACAAGATTGCAGCCGCGCGCAAATGGGTGCCAATCCTTTTGGCGGTGATGGCTGGGGCCTTTTCCACATATATGTCCGTCAAAGGGCTGAAGCGGATCGTGACAATTGATCTGGAGATGGCTTTGCTGATCGGGTTGTCTGTGGGGCTTCTGGCCTGGTCCGTGACCGTCCCGTGGGTCAAACGCAAATCAGAAAGAATGGAAAACCGGACCCGGTCTCTGAAAACGCTGTTTGGCCTGCCGCTTGTGATCTCGGCCACGTTCCTGAGTTTCGCCCACGGCGCAAATGACGTGGCCAATGCGGTCGGCCCGTTGGCCGCGATTGTTCACGCGGCTGAATTCGAAGAGTTCGCCGCAACGGTTTCCATCCCGCTTTGGGTGATGATCATCGGAGCGTTCGGGATTTCCTTCGGTCTGTTCCTGTTCGGCCCCAGGCTGATCCGGATGGTGGGCCGCCAGATCACCAAGCTGAACCCGATACGCGCCTTTTGCGTCGCCCTGTCGGCGGCGATCACCGTGATTCTGGCCAGTTGGCTGGGCCTGCCGGTCAGTTCGACCCATATCGCCGTTGGTGCAGTCTTTGGCGTCGGCTTCTACCGCGAGTGGGATGCTGAGCGCCGGCGCAAACAGGGAAAGATTCAGCGCACAGCGCAACACCTTGCCCCGGAAGAATACCGCCGTCGCAAGCTGGTACGACGGTCGCATTTCATGACCATCGTGGCCGCATGGATTGTCACCGTGCCCGCCGCCGCAACCATGTCGGCCATCATTTACTGGGTGCTGACCGCATTCGCCTGA
- a CDS encoding 2-dehydropantoate 2-reductase: MKLVLAGAGSIGCFCGALLARSGHSVTLLGRAHVLDPIRERRLRVTDFDGLDYTVPPESLVLSEDPACLGQAELVILTVKSGATSDMAEQISAFAPRDVPVLSWQNGIEAATTLRNALPGRDIRAGMVPFNVVPTAPATYHRATSGEIVIQSGAGDLAAQLSCADLPVASSDQIEAVQWGKLVINLNNALNALSGLALVDQLMSRDWRNLMADQMSEALTVLKAAGHPVASTTPLPAWMTPHILRLPTPLFTRIAARMLTIDPHARTSMAYDLMAERQTEIDSLQGHIIRMGHETGVPTPICTQVSDLIKHAPDHPLSPEQIRL, from the coding sequence ATGAAACTTGTCCTTGCAGGCGCAGGCAGCATTGGCTGCTTCTGCGGAGCCTTGCTGGCCCGGTCGGGGCACTCCGTGACCCTGTTGGGACGCGCACATGTGCTGGACCCGATCCGTGAGCGCCGGCTCAGGGTCACGGATTTTGACGGCCTTGATTACACGGTCCCGCCGGAATCGCTCGTGCTCAGCGAAGATCCGGCCTGCCTGGGCCAGGCCGAACTCGTCATTTTAACGGTCAAATCTGGCGCAACATCGGATATGGCCGAGCAGATAAGTGCCTTTGCACCCCGGGACGTGCCTGTCCTGTCCTGGCAGAACGGGATCGAGGCCGCCACAACACTGCGCAATGCCCTTCCCGGGCGCGACATACGCGCCGGAATGGTTCCGTTCAACGTGGTGCCAACGGCCCCCGCCACCTATCACCGGGCCACGTCCGGAGAGATCGTCATCCAAAGCGGCGCCGGCGATCTGGCCGCGCAGCTGAGCTGCGCGGACCTTCCCGTTGCGTCCAGCGACCAGATCGAGGCTGTGCAATGGGGCAAGCTGGTGATCAACCTGAACAATGCGCTCAATGCCTTGTCGGGCCTCGCGCTGGTAGATCAACTGATGAGCCGCGACTGGCGCAATCTCATGGCGGATCAGATGTCCGAGGCGCTGACTGTCCTCAAGGCGGCGGGTCATCCCGTGGCCTCGACCACACCGCTTCCGGCATGGATGACCCCGCATATTCTGCGGCTGCCGACACCGCTGTTCACCCGGATCGCGGCCCGGATGCTGACGATCGACCCGCATGCGCGAACGTCCATGGCCTATGACCTCATGGCCGAACGCCAAACGGAAATTGACAGTCTGCAAGGGCATATCATCCGGATGGGTCACGAAACCGGAGTGCCAACGCCCATCTGCACGCAGGTGTCCGACCTGATCAAACATGCACCCGATCACCCGTTGTCGCCGGAACAGATCAGGCTCTGA
- a CDS encoding HdeD family acid-resistance protein, translated as MADQDPRTGEILDEGSMAGRDMLGEQLSNLWWTFLLRGVLAGLVGIAALFWPSGSIALLLRLVGVLLILDGGLTLLGVGRRGVMGGAAIGALLIGLVLLIWPEGTVKLAFFLMGAWVLIIGIGSLAASGQMHERDPQRGSMRVSGFVALVVGLVLMIWPAVALVALGWGIAFSALAIAAVMFWLASRFRQAGDRVGLKTINK; from the coding sequence ATGGCTGATCAGGACCCCCGGACCGGTGAAATTCTGGATGAAGGCAGCATGGCCGGGCGCGACATGCTGGGGGAGCAGCTTTCCAACCTGTGGTGGACCTTTCTGCTGCGCGGAGTGTTGGCCGGGCTTGTCGGCATTGCCGCACTGTTCTGGCCGTCGGGCAGCATCGCGTTGCTGCTGCGGCTGGTTGGTGTGCTGCTGATCCTCGATGGCGGCCTGACACTTTTGGGCGTTGGGCGTCGCGGGGTGATGGGTGGCGCTGCAATCGGTGCGCTTCTGATTGGGCTTGTCCTGCTGATCTGGCCGGAAGGCACGGTCAAACTGGCCTTTTTCCTGATGGGCGCCTGGGTGCTGATCATCGGGATCGGGTCGCTGGCGGCATCTGGGCAAATGCACGAAAGAGACCCGCAACGCGGCTCCATGCGCGTCTCGGGTTTCGTCGCGCTTGTCGTCGGGCTCGTATTGATGATCTGGCCAGCGGTCGCGCTTGTTGCACTGGGATGGGGTATCGCCTTTTCGGCACTCGCCATTGCCGCAGTCATGTTCTGGCTGGCGTCCCGATTCCGCCAGGCCGGTGACCGTGTTGGCCTGAAAACCATCAACAAATAG
- a CDS encoding NAD-dependent deacylase, with protein sequence MEKIVILTGAGISAESGLSTFRDEGGLWAQHRIEDVATPEGFARDPALVQGFYNARRVQASKVQPNAAHEALARLQRDWPGDVVIVTQNVDSLHEAGGAKGVIHMHGTLAGALCSACGHRWTAPPEMAVGESCPACARPTARPDVVWFGEMPYFMDEIYDHLRSASLFAAIGTSGQVYPAAAFVHEAQAAGARTIEINLEPSPGTSGFDERLVGKATQTVPRWVGHLLAPHT encoded by the coding sequence ATGGAAAAGATCGTGATTCTGACCGGGGCCGGAATATCCGCCGAAAGCGGGTTGAGCACCTTTCGCGATGAGGGTGGATTATGGGCCCAGCACCGGATCGAGGATGTCGCCACGCCGGAAGGATTCGCCCGCGACCCTGCACTGGTTCAGGGGTTTTACAATGCGCGGCGGGTTCAGGCCTCCAAGGTGCAACCCAATGCCGCTCATGAAGCACTGGCCCGGCTGCAACGGGACTGGCCCGGAGACGTCGTGATTGTCACCCAGAACGTGGACAGCCTGCACGAGGCGGGCGGCGCAAAAGGTGTCATCCACATGCACGGAACTTTGGCGGGCGCGTTGTGTTCAGCCTGCGGCCATCGCTGGACCGCCCCGCCCGAAATGGCGGTTGGGGAATCCTGCCCCGCCTGCGCGCGGCCCACTGCCCGGCCCGATGTGGTCTGGTTTGGCGAGATGCCTTATTTCATGGACGAGATTTATGACCACCTGAGAAGCGCGTCACTTTTTGCCGCCATTGGCACGTCGGGTCAGGTTTATCCAGCGGCAGCGTTCGTGCACGAGGCACAAGCGGCGGGCGCACGGACGATCGAGATCAATCTGGAACCGTCGCCGGGCACATCCGGGTTTGACGAACGTTTGGTTGGCAAAGCGACTCAAACAGTTCCCCGATGGGTCGGGCACCTGCTTGCGCCGCACACTTAA
- a CDS encoding copper chaperone PCu(A)C yields the protein MSLKTTLFATLAAVTLALPAFAEGTIKVDDAYARSSGKTAKAGAAFMMIQNLGDADDRLVGASSDAAARVELHTHKVDENGVAKMVHVEEGFAIPAGETHMLKRGGDHVMFMGLTAPFEQGATVPVTLIFEKAGEVEVEIPVDLERQDMGGHGSHSN from the coding sequence ATGTCCCTCAAAACTACTCTGTTTGCAACCCTGGCCGCTGTGACCCTGGCCCTGCCCGCTTTTGCCGAAGGCACCATCAAAGTCGATGACGCCTATGCCCGGTCGTCGGGAAAGACCGCCAAGGCAGGAGCCGCGTTCATGATGATCCAGAACCTGGGCGATGCGGACGACCGTCTGGTCGGCGCGTCTTCGGATGCCGCTGCCCGGGTTGAACTGCATACGCACAAAGTCGACGAAAATGGCGTGGCCAAGATGGTGCATGTCGAAGAAGGCTTTGCCATTCCGGCAGGTGAAACCCACATGCTGAAACGCGGCGGCGACCACGTGATGTTCATGGGGCTGACGGCACCGTTCGAGCAGGGTGCCACGGTTCCGGTGACGCTGATCTTCGAAAAGGCCGGCGAGGTTGAAGTCGAAATCCCGGTCGATCTGGAGCGTCAGGACATGGGCGGGCACGGATCACATTCGAACTAG
- a CDS encoding pirin family protein gives MSWNPTHNPDCISENPALDTLIIPRARDLGGFEVRRALPSVKRQLVGPFIFFDQMGPAEFITEGGIDVRPHPHIGLGTVTYLYQGEFEHRDSLGTHQMIYPGEVNWMVAGRGVTHSERTSDETRGRKHSLFGIQTWIALPEAHEDMAPDFEHHKQAALPHLQDAGVSARLILGSAYGETSPVTMLSETFYLDVQLEPGASFPLPDDHEDRGVYVTQGSVEIAGDRFDEGRMMVFRPGDKLSVTAGALGARLMLLGGATLNEDRYIWWNFVSSSKEKIETATREWKSADWANGAFQLPPGDDQEFIPISKELERTKPRLAR, from the coding sequence ATGAGTTGGAACCCGACACACAATCCGGACTGCATCTCGGAGAATCCGGCGCTGGACACATTAATCATCCCGCGTGCCCGTGACCTGGGTGGGTTCGAAGTGCGCCGCGCGTTGCCTTCGGTAAAACGACAGTTGGTGGGCCCTTTCATATTTTTCGATCAAATGGGGCCCGCTGAATTCATTACCGAAGGCGGCATCGACGTGCGGCCCCACCCGCATATCGGTCTGGGCACAGTCACTTACCTGTATCAGGGCGAGTTCGAGCACCGCGACAGCCTTGGCACACATCAGATGATCTATCCCGGCGAAGTCAACTGGATGGTCGCAGGCCGTGGTGTGACCCATTCAGAACGCACCAGCGACGAGACCCGAGGCAGGAAACACAGCCTGTTCGGCATTCAGACCTGGATCGCCTTGCCCGAAGCGCATGAGGACATGGCCCCGGATTTCGAACATCACAAACAGGCCGCGCTGCCGCATCTTCAGGATGCGGGCGTCAGCGCCCGGTTGATCCTGGGGTCGGCCTATGGTGAGACCAGCCCGGTCACGATGTTGTCCGAAACCTTCTATCTCGATGTGCAATTGGAACCCGGCGCGTCCTTCCCTCTGCCTGACGACCACGAAGACCGCGGTGTCTATGTCACGCAAGGTTCGGTCGAAATCGCGGGCGACAGGTTTGACGAGGGCCGCATGATGGTGTTCCGGCCCGGGGACAAGCTGTCTGTCACGGCGGGCGCACTGGGCGCGCGGCTGATGCTGCTGGGCGGAGCGACCCTGAATGAAGACCGCTACATCTGGTGGAATTTCGTTTCGTCTTCGAAGGAAAAGATCGAAACCGCAACCCGTGAGTGGAAAAGCGCCGATTGGGCCAATGGTGCATTTCAACTGCCTCCGGGTGACGATCAGGAATTTATCCCTATTTCCAAAGAGCTTGAGCGCACCAAACCCCGGCTGGCCCGCTAG
- a CDS encoding NUDIX hydrolase, with protein sequence MNAWLQNIWEEVGRPLFLRPRRVQFAALCTRVHDGQDQVLLITSRDTKRWIIPKGWPIDGLSGAETALQEAWEEAGVRADAVHDEPIGQFTYDKILKDGSAQPVLTNVYRISVRALADDFPEADQRERSWFSPAEAATLVQEPELQALLRKL encoded by the coding sequence ATGAATGCATGGCTGCAAAATATCTGGGAAGAGGTCGGACGACCGCTGTTCCTGCGCCCCCGACGGGTGCAGTTTGCGGCGTTGTGCACCCGCGTTCATGACGGACAGGACCAGGTCCTTCTGATCACCAGCCGTGACACGAAACGCTGGATCATCCCGAAAGGCTGGCCCATCGATGGTTTGAGTGGCGCGGAAACAGCCCTTCAGGAGGCCTGGGAAGAGGCCGGGGTACGCGCGGATGCGGTTCACGATGAACCCATCGGTCAATTCACTTACGACAAGATCCTCAAAGACGGATCAGCGCAACCGGTATTGACCAATGTCTACAGGATTTCGGTACGTGCGCTGGCCGATGACTTTCCCGAGGCCGATCAGCGCGAGCGCAGCTGGTTTTCGCCGGCTGAAGCGGCCACGCTGGTGCAGGAGCCCGAGCTTCAGGCCTTGTTGCGCAAACTGTAA
- a CDS encoding low molecular weight protein-tyrosine-phosphatase, whose protein sequence is MSHRILFVCLGNICRSPAAEGVFRAHAPHHVTDSAGTMGWHAGKPPYGPMQAAAKVRGIDLGDLRARQFTAADFDRFDLILGMDANNIADIEDLRPADSDTPVRLLTDFALETGADHVPDPYYTRDFDGALDLIEAAVEGLAAHLDS, encoded by the coding sequence ATGTCACACCGTATCCTCTTTGTCTGCCTGGGCAATATTTGCCGCTCACCTGCGGCAGAGGGCGTTTTTCGCGCCCACGCGCCGCACCACGTAACCGATAGTGCCGGAACCATGGGCTGGCATGCGGGAAAACCGCCCTATGGCCCGATGCAGGCAGCTGCGAAGGTCAGGGGAATTGACCTGGGTGACCTGCGCGCCCGTCAGTTCACGGCTGCCGATTTCGACCGCTTCGACCTGATCCTGGGCATGGACGCCAACAACATCGCGGATATCGAGGATCTGCGCCCCGCCGACAGTGACACCCCGGTTCGCCTGCTGACCGATTTCGCCCTTGAAACCGGCGCGGATCATGTGCCTGACCCATATTACACACGGGATTTCGATGGCGCTCTGGACCTGATCGAAGCGGCGGTCGAGGGGCTTGCCGCCCATCTGGACAGTTAA